From Woronichinia naegeliana WA131, the proteins below share one genomic window:
- a CDS encoding lipoate--protein ligase family protein: protein MSDLSDSLAQSWRLIPYWDGPGHIQMTMDDWLLRQFVQGLGKPTLRFYGWQPAAISLGYFQKSYPEHWPTLTWEDQLLSIVRRPSGGRAVLHQGSLTYAVICDQGQGKRWQAYERICQFLIAGWQQLGIPLQYGTAQRGYIHNASCFNTATAADLVALDGSKLIGSAQRQCGHAILQHGSMVLNSDHLLFEQVFQQLAPWKKTLSDRLGEISLPEILTVLTEKACQCFDINLITQPLTPEEWQSIYQHQNCLELPPSKSSYL from the coding sequence ATGTCTGATTTGTCCGATTCTCTGGCTCAATCCTGGCGTTTAATTCCCTATTGGGATGGCCCTGGACATATCCAAATGACCATGGATGATTGGTTGCTCCGGCAATTTGTACAAGGTCTGGGAAAACCCACTTTACGTTTCTATGGTTGGCAGCCAGCAGCAATTTCTTTAGGCTATTTTCAAAAATCCTATCCTGAGCATTGGCCAACTTTAACTTGGGAAGACCAATTATTGTCGATAGTACGTCGTCCCAGTGGTGGTCGGGCCGTTCTTCATCAAGGTTCTCTAACCTATGCTGTTATTTGCGATCAGGGTCAGGGCAAACGGTGGCAAGCCTATGAGCGTATTTGTCAATTTCTAATCGCAGGCTGGCAGCAGCTAGGGATTCCGCTACAATATGGTACAGCCCAACGAGGTTATATTCATAATGCCAGTTGTTTTAATACGGCAACGGCGGCGGATTTAGTGGCTCTAGATGGGAGTAAATTAATTGGGAGTGCCCAACGTCAATGCGGTCACGCGATTTTACAACATGGTTCAATGGTTTTGAATAGCGATCACCTTTTATTTGAACAAGTCTTTCAGCAACTTGCTCCCTGGAAAAAAACGTTAAGCGATCGCCTGGGTGAGATTTCGCTACCAGAAATTCTGACAGTCTTAACAGAGAAAGCTTGCCAGTGTTTTGACATTAATCTTATTACCCAACCTTTAACCCCAGAGGAATGGCAAAGTATTTATCAACATCAAAACTGTTTGGAGCTTCCTCCATCAAAGTCTTCCTACCTGTAA
- the raiA gene encoding ribosome-associated translation inhibitor RaiA yields MKLLIQGNNITVTDAIHDYVEEKLEKAVKHFQGITTKVDVHLSVARNARITDKHKAEVTVYANGAVIRAQEGSENLYASIDLVSDKISRQLRKYKERLVDKSQSHIKTSEIVEDKPVSPDLIGDRTPELPSEVVRMKYFAMPPMTIDEALNQLQLVDHDFYMFRNQETDEINVIYMRNHGGYGVIQPRKNGEDSD; encoded by the coding sequence ATGAAACTGTTAATTCAAGGCAATAATATTACTGTTACCGATGCAATTCATGATTACGTTGAAGAAAAGCTAGAAAAGGCTGTCAAGCATTTCCAGGGAATTACGACGAAAGTAGATGTTCATTTATCGGTGGCTCGTAATGCTCGAATTACCGATAAGCATAAAGCGGAAGTGACGGTCTATGCCAATGGGGCTGTGATTCGGGCCCAGGAAGGTAGCGAAAATTTGTATGCCAGTATTGACTTAGTTTCGGACAAAATTTCTCGTCAACTGCGCAAATACAAAGAGCGTCTCGTCGATAAAAGCCAGAGCCATATCAAAACCAGCGAGATTGTTGAGGATAAACCGGTTAGCCCAGACTTGATCGGCGATCGCACCCCTGAATTGCCTTCGGAAGTGGTACGGATGAAGTATTTTGCCATGCCACCGATGACCATTGATGAGGCCTTAAATCAACTGCAATTAGTCGATCACGATTTTTATATGTTTCGCAACCAAGAAACTGATGAAATCAATGTGATCTATATGCGTAATCATGGCGGTTATGGTGTGATTCAGCCGCGCAAAAATGGTGAAGATTCTGATTAA
- the lipB gene encoding lipoyl(octanoyl) transferase LipB — protein MVYESVPSRRDCRVEWLGQVPYAIAWHYQQSLVQARLRDPTLEDKLLLLEHPSVYTLGTGAKTEFLKFDPQTTDYELHRIERGGEVTYHCLGQLVGYPILNLRYYQPDLHWYLRQLEEVILQLLQSYGLPAERLSGLTGVWVESYKVAAIGIKVSRWITMHGFSLNIDPDLTGFQRIVPCGIADKPVGSLSQFLPNVTLAQVQQDLMQTFAQVFQVNLLVEEKLLQ, from the coding sequence ATGGTATATGAGTCTGTCCCTTCCCGCAGAGATTGTCGTGTAGAGTGGCTTGGCCAAGTTCCCTACGCGATCGCCTGGCATTATCAGCAATCTTTAGTGCAAGCAAGATTAAGGGATCCCACCCTAGAAGATAAATTATTACTACTAGAACACCCGTCCGTTTATACCCTAGGAACAGGGGCCAAAACCGAATTTTTGAAATTTGATCCCCAAACCACTGATTACGAATTACATCGCATTGAACGGGGAGGAGAAGTGACCTATCACTGTCTGGGGCAATTGGTGGGTTATCCGATTCTCAATTTACGCTACTATCAACCGGATTTGCACTGGTATCTGCGACAGTTGGAAGAGGTCATTTTACAGTTATTACAAAGTTACGGTTTACCCGCAGAACGGTTATCGGGCCTAACGGGGGTTTGGGTTGAGAGTTACAAAGTAGCGGCGATCGGCATTAAAGTTAGTCGTTGGATTACCATGCACGGCTTTTCTCTCAATATTGATCCCGATCTAACCGGATTTCAACGCATTGTTCCCTGTGGTATTGCCGACAAGCCCGTTGGTTCTTTAAGCCAATTTTTACCCAATGTGACCTTGGCCCAGGTGCAGCAGGATTTAATGCAAACGTTCGCCCAGGTTTTTCAGGTAAACCTTCTGGTTGAAGAAAAATTACTACAATAG
- a CDS encoding transposase, translating into MRRTLGCVRLVYNKALHERTQAWYERQERVGYSETSSLLTQWKKEEDLDFLNEVSCVPLQQGLRHLQTAFTNFFSGRTAYPNFKKKRNGGSAEFTKSAFKFRDKEIYLAKCSEPLPIRWSRHIPKGCEPSTVTVSLHPSGRWHISIRFDDPTIKPLPVNENAIGIDLGVTSLIADSNGKKITNPKHFKKHHKRLKKAQKNLARKQKGSKNREKARIKVAKIHLEISDARKDFLHKLTTRLVRENQVIAVESLAVKNMVKNHKLALAISDSGWSELIRQLDYKCRWYGRKLVEIDRWFPSSKRCNSCGHIVEKMPLNIREWQCPSCRANHDRDVNASKNILAAGLAVSVCGATVRPEQSKSVKAGAKKQKPKS; encoded by the coding sequence TTGCGACGCACTTTGGGTTGCGTAAGACTGGTCTATAATAAGGCTCTCCACGAAAGAACTCAGGCATGGTATGAGAGGCAGGAAAGAGTCGGGTATTCCGAAACTTCTAGTCTGCTTACTCAATGGAAGAAGGAAGAAGACCTTGACTTCCTCAATGAAGTTAGTTGTGTTCCTTTGCAGCAAGGACTTCGACATCTCCAAACAGCCTTTACAAATTTCTTCTCAGGAAGAACAGCATATCCAAACTTCAAGAAAAAGAGGAATGGCGGTAGTGCTGAGTTTACCAAGTCGGCCTTTAAATTCAGAGACAAAGAGATTTACCTCGCCAAATGCTCTGAACCATTACCGATTAGATGGTCTAGGCATATTCCAAAAGGATGTGAGCCAAGCACCGTTACAGTGAGTCTTCACCCCTCTGGACGCTGGCATATCTCTATCAGGTTTGATGATCCAACAATCAAGCCTCTCCCTGTCAACGAAAATGCGATAGGGATAGATTTGGGGGTAACAAGTCTAATTGCAGATAGCAATGGAAAAAAGATTACTAATCCCAAGCATTTCAAAAAGCACCACAAACGCTTAAAGAAAGCACAAAAGAATCTTGCTCGTAAGCAAAAAGGTTCTAAAAACAGAGAAAAGGCGAGAATCAAGGTAGCTAAAATTCACCTTGAAATATCCGATGCTCGAAAAGATTTCTTGCATAAATTGACGACTCGTTTGGTACGCGAAAATCAAGTGATTGCCGTTGAGTCGTTAGCGGTTAAGAATATGGTTAAAAACCACAAACTCGCCCTTGCTATTTCAGATAGTGGGTGGAGTGAACTGATTCGACAACTGGATTACAAGTGTCGTTGGTATGGAAGAAAATTGGTCGAGATTGACCGATGGTTTCCTAGTTCAAAACGATGCAATTCTTGTGGGCATATTGTCGAAAAGATGCCTCTGAATATCCGTGAATGGCAATGTCCTAGTTGTCGAGCAAACCATGATCGAGATGTTAACGCATCCAAAAATATTTTGGCCGCAGGGCTTGCGGTGTCAGTCTGTGGAGCGACTGTAAGACCAGAACAGAGTAAATCTGTTAAGGCAGGTGCTAAGAAGCAGAAACCTAAATCGTGA
- a CDS encoding RNA-binding protein, with amino-acid sequence MAIYVGNLFYEVTQDDLKEVFAEYGTVKRVYLPTDRETGKMRGFGFVEMATDEQENTAIETLDGAQWMGRNLKVNKAKPRENDRGGEGGGNFRKKFS; translated from the coding sequence ATGGCAATTTATGTTGGCAATTTATTTTATGAAGTTACTCAGGATGATCTTAAAGAGGTTTTTGCTGAGTATGGTACGGTAAAACGGGTCTATCTACCGACGGATCGAGAAACTGGAAAAATGCGGGGTTTCGGTTTTGTTGAGATGGCCACCGATGAACAAGAAAATACGGCGATTGAAACTTTAGATGGTGCTCAGTGGATGGGACGGAATCTAAAAGTGAATAAAGCCAAGCCTCGTGAGAATGATCGTGGTGGTGAAGGTGGTGGAAATTTTCGTAAAAAATTTTCGTAA
- a CDS encoding VOC family protein has protein sequence MTTTTIFHLAIPVNDIALTKEFYCRKLGCLAGRETAIALILNFYGHQVVAHHTEELLIRPKSIYPRHFGLIFPTQSAWQDLIDRIESQDIPFHIPPKWRFIGEITEHSTFFLEDPFYNLLEFKFYRHFEAIFAANEFRAIGDRPRE, from the coding sequence ATGACAACGACAACAATCTTTCACTTGGCTATTCCTGTTAACGATATTGCTCTAACCAAAGAATTTTATTGCAGAAAATTAGGCTGTCTGGCGGGTCGGGAAACCGCGATCGCCCTCATTCTGAATTTCTATGGTCATCAAGTGGTTGCCCACCATACGGAGGAATTGCTAATTCGTCCTAAAAGTATTTATCCGCGTCACTTTGGTCTTATTTTCCCCACCCAATCGGCCTGGCAAGACCTGATAGACAGAATTGAAAGCCAAGACATCCCTTTTCATATTCCCCCCAAATGGCGTTTCATTGGTGAAATCACAGAACATAGCACTTTCTTTCTGGAAGATCCCTTTTATAATCTGTTGGAATTTAAGTTTTATCGCCATTTTGAAGCGATCTTTGCTGCCAATGAATTTAGAGCGATCGGCGATCGCCCCAGGGAATAA
- a CDS encoding glycosyltransferase family 2 protein: MSQNRWPENEPDAPLDPLASLFSDWTDPEMEEEEFRSDFFQGLEGRRKKAAFVLMAIWGLVITLHSVSWGAILVLLLTVLLFLQALRLILAKPDPVPPRLTENNLSQARSVSLLVAAKNEESVIRNLVDQLCHLDYPAEKYDVWIIDDHSTDKTPQILDELVNQYAHLQVIHRPAGAGGGKSGALNEVLPLCRGDIIGVFDADAQIPADLLRQVVPYFDQEKVGAVQVRKAIANSDDNFWTRGQTAEMALDIYFQQQRIVTGGMGELRGNGQFVSRQALASCGGWNEQTITDDLDLTIRLHLDDWKIAVLVNPPVQEEGVTTAIALWHQRNRWAEGGYQRYLDYWRWIMGQPMGWPKKLDLFSFMLMQYLLPTAAIPDFLMALTRHHLPLLTPLTYVVISLSGWGMYQGLNRLELQSSQPRPSLLSRLGQTIFGTIYMLHWLVIMPCVTARMAIRPKRLKWVKTVHAGNQDESLALKGSES; the protein is encoded by the coding sequence ATGTCCCAAAACCGTTGGCCAGAGAACGAACCAGACGCACCGCTAGATCCTTTAGCCTCTTTATTTTCAGACTGGACTGATCCTGAAATGGAAGAGGAGGAATTTCGCAGCGATTTCTTTCAAGGTTTGGAAGGTCGTCGTAAAAAAGCGGCCTTTGTCTTGATGGCCATTTGGGGCTTGGTGATTACTTTACACTCAGTGTCCTGGGGCGCGATCTTGGTTTTACTCCTGACAGTCCTATTGTTCCTGCAAGCTCTACGGTTAATTTTGGCCAAGCCCGATCCAGTGCCTCCCAGGTTAACGGAGAACAATTTAAGCCAGGCGAGATCAGTCTCTCTTTTAGTTGCCGCTAAAAATGAAGAGTCCGTCATTCGCAATTTGGTTGACCAACTTTGCCATTTAGACTATCCCGCCGAGAAATACGACGTTTGGATTATTGACGATCATAGTACAGATAAAACACCTCAAATTTTAGATGAATTAGTAAATCAATATGCTCATTTACAGGTGATTCATCGTCCGGCGGGGGCTGGCGGAGGCAAGTCTGGTGCTCTAAACGAGGTTTTACCCTTATGTCGAGGCGATATTATCGGTGTGTTTGATGCGGATGCTCAGATTCCGGCGGATCTGCTTCGTCAGGTGGTTCCCTACTTTGACCAGGAAAAAGTGGGTGCAGTACAGGTCAGAAAAGCGATCGCCAATAGCGATGATAATTTTTGGACAAGGGGACAGACCGCAGAAATGGCCCTAGACATCTATTTTCAGCAACAGCGCATTGTGACGGGGGGCATGGGAGAATTACGAGGTAATGGTCAATTTGTTTCTCGTCAGGCGTTAGCCAGTTGTGGCGGCTGGAACGAACAAACTATCACCGATGATCTCGATCTCACCATTCGGCTTCATTTGGATGATTGGAAAATTGCCGTACTTGTTAATCCACCGGTACAGGAAGAAGGAGTAACAACAGCGATCGCCCTTTGGCATCAACGCAATCGCTGGGCAGAAGGCGGTTATCAACGATATTTAGATTATTGGCGTTGGATTATGGGACAACCGATGGGCTGGCCGAAAAAGCTCGATCTCTTTTCCTTTATGCTGATGCAATATTTACTGCCAACGGCAGCCATTCCAGATTTTCTAATGGCCCTAACTCGTCACCATTTACCCCTCCTTACCCCCCTGACCTACGTGGTTATCTCCCTTTCTGGCTGGGGAATGTATCAGGGCTTAAACCGTCTAGAGCTTCAATCATCGCAACCCCGTCCTTCCCTTCTCTCCCGACTGGGACAAACTATTTTCGGTACTATCTATATGCTGCACTGGCTAGTGATTATGCCCTGTGTGACTGCTCGTATGGCCATTCGACCTAAACGCCTCAAGTGGGTAAAAACAGTTCATGCAGGCAATCAGGATGAATCTCTAGCCTTGAAAGGTAGTGAGAGCTAA
- a CDS encoding bifunctional sterol desaturase/short chain dehydrogenase: MPVVVSLGSIVWVEIIRDSYHALAHVWQPLYRLHAWHHRVFRPDLSVISEEIYRKAHWYNDVPEALVMMVFSLLPGLLLLIWNLPQSWIWATGMGSLYTLSFLATAIARGAGIPQMDELTDLTHRPGPFTETPNPWRVNRTYHWRHHFDDQKAYYCGTLTLVDKILGTALSLKGKTIAVTGASGSLGLALLKELQLKGAKVVALTSQERSLMLNMKGENVPIKTLTWKIGEEDALTEALEKIDILIINHGVNVHQQRSAAAIREAYEVNTFSVLRLMELFLKTVRTNQQIATKEVWINTSEAEVNPAFSPLYELSKRAIGELITLRRLDSPCVIRKLILGPFKSNLNPVGILSADWVAKQVVKAAQRDSRNIIVTINPITFIAFPIKEFFVSWYFRLFTKAS, encoded by the coding sequence ATGCCTGTCGTGGTATCTCTTGGCTCAATTGTTTGGGTTGAGATTATCCGTGATAGTTACCATGCTCTAGCCCATGTGTGGCAACCCTTATATCGACTTCATGCTTGGCATCATCGCGTTTTTCGTCCTGATCTTTCCGTCATAAGCGAGGAGATTTATCGTAAAGCCCATTGGTATAACGACGTGCCAGAAGCTTTGGTGATGATGGTTTTTAGTCTGCTGCCTGGGTTGTTGCTACTGATTTGGAACCTGCCTCAAAGTTGGATCTGGGCGACGGGAATGGGCTCGCTTTATACGCTTAGTTTTTTAGCTACCGCGATCGCCAGGGGAGCAGGCATTCCTCAAATGGATGAATTAACGGATTTAACCCACCGCCCTGGCCCCTTTACTGAAACCCCGAACCCTTGGCGCGTGAATCGTACCTACCACTGGCGACATCATTTTGATGATCAAAAAGCATATTATTGTGGCACATTAACGTTGGTGGATAAGATTTTGGGAACGGCCTTGTCTTTAAAAGGAAAAACGATCGCTGTCACCGGAGCATCGGGTAGTTTAGGTCTAGCTTTGTTAAAAGAATTACAGTTAAAAGGAGCGAAAGTCGTTGCTCTGACTTCTCAAGAGCGTTCCTTAATGCTCAATATGAAGGGAGAAAATGTTCCGATTAAAACCCTAACCTGGAAAATTGGAGAGGAAGACGCTTTAACAGAAGCCCTAGAAAAAATTGATATTTTAATTATTAATCATGGGGTCAACGTTCATCAGCAACGCTCCGCAGCAGCCATTCGTGAAGCCTATGAGGTGAATACCTTCTCAGTTTTACGATTGATGGAATTATTTTTAAAGACGGTTCGCACTAATCAACAGATTGCCACTAAAGAAGTTTGGATCAATACCTCAGAAGCTGAAGTGAATCCCGCCTTTAGCCCTCTCTACGAGTTAAGCAAACGGGCGATCGGTGAACTGATTACCCTGCGTCGTTTAGATTCTCCCTGTGTGATTCGTAAATTAATTCTCGGCCCCTTTAAAAGTAATCTCAATCCAGTGGGGATTTTATCGGCAGATTGGGTCGCCAAACAGGTTGTTAAGGCCGCACAACGGGATAGTCGCAATATTATCGTGACGATTAATCCTATAACTTTTATTGCCTTCCCCATTAAAGAGTTTTTTGTATCCTGGTATTTTCGGTTATTTACAAAAGCAAGTTAA
- a CDS encoding AAA family ATPase — translation MKVKRLELKGFRGFDEIVLDFDTSPQRPTVFIGVNGVGKSSILDALAILLSWFISGLKNENKKNENKKYRNIPLYSENQAQGTRPSINDFENKCDAINQSITVQYGDEKGASHLCHKY, via the coding sequence ATGAAAGTCAAACGCTTAGAGTTAAAAGGTTTTCGGGGATTTGATGAAATCGTCCTAGATTTTGATACGAGTCCCCAAAGGCCAACGGTTTTTATTGGGGTTAATGGTGTTGGTAAATCAAGTATTTTAGATGCCTTAGCTATTCTTTTATCTTGGTTTATTAGTGGGTTAAAAAATGAGAATAAAAAAAATGAGAATAAAAAATATCGTAATATCCCTCTTTACTCTGAAAATCAAGCTCAGGGAACAAGACCCAGTATAAACGATTTTGAAAATAAGTGTGATGCTATTAATCAAAGTATTACAGTTCAATATGGAGATGAAAAGGGAGCATCTCACTTATGCCATAAGTATTAA
- a CDS encoding IS630 family transposase gives MLTLNFLDQKTKKELQKALKTEEHAVTRERILIMLLRNEGKTYDEISGLLGCCKRQVWYWCNNGNPKEIESLRDKRKKGNHRKVTEEYIEKLTEIIIKEPEEFGYEFGRWTVARLSTHMEKETGILLGNTQLRNMLKKKRFVYIWAKYSLEDKKDEQKREEFRKKVEEYKKLLKEKPESIQIWFWDESGFSLRVIRRKHWTKKGKRKKVRGDRRKGRVNVMGGIRYTDKKRWVDLIPTGNSQNFKSVLLKFYKDIQREWIEQGNKKEDFEKNGLKIVIILDNASFHKKQEILDESTEEMPNIILEFLPPYSPDYNLMELVWHSAKEYIANKLFKSIEELESLIHKLLNEGGLTICWGRKIKNKGSSIIAS, from the coding sequence ATGCTGACGTTAAACTTCTTAGACCAAAAGACCAAGAAAGAGCTACAAAAAGCCCTTAAAACGGAAGAGCACGCAGTTACAAGAGAGAGAATATTGATTATGTTACTGAGAAATGAAGGAAAAACGTATGATGAAATATCAGGATTATTAGGATGTTGCAAACGACAAGTGTGGTACTGGTGCAATAATGGAAATCCGAAAGAGATAGAAAGCTTAAGAGACAAAAGAAAAAAAGGAAATCACAGGAAAGTAACAGAAGAATACATAGAGAAATTGACGGAGATAATAATCAAAGAGCCTGAAGAGTTTGGATATGAATTTGGACGTTGGACAGTAGCAAGACTATCAACTCATATGGAAAAAGAAACGGGTATATTGTTAGGAAATACACAACTTAGAAATATGCTTAAAAAAAAGCGATTTGTCTATATTTGGGCAAAATATAGTCTAGAAGATAAAAAAGATGAGCAAAAAAGAGAGGAATTTAGAAAGAAAGTTGAAGAGTACAAGAAGCTTTTGAAAGAAAAGCCAGAATCAATCCAGATATGGTTTTGGGATGAAAGTGGCTTCAGCTTAAGAGTAATACGGAGAAAACATTGGACAAAAAAAGGAAAGCGTAAAAAAGTGAGGGGAGATAGAAGAAAAGGAAGAGTCAATGTAATGGGTGGTATTAGATATACTGACAAAAAACGGTGGGTTGATTTGATTCCCACTGGTAACTCTCAGAACTTCAAGAGTGTATTATTAAAATTTTACAAAGACATACAAAGAGAATGGATAGAACAAGGAAATAAAAAAGAAGACTTTGAAAAGAATGGTCTGAAGATTGTGATTATTTTAGATAATGCGAGCTTCCACAAAAAGCAAGAAATTCTAGACGAGAGCACGGAAGAAATGCCAAACATTATTTTGGAGTTTTTACCCCCCTATAGTCCCGATTATAATTTAATGGAATTGGTATGGCATTCAGCAAAAGAATATATTGCAAATAAATTATTCAAATCAATTGAAGAATTAGAATCTCTCATCCATAAACTTCTTAATGAAGGTGGATTGACAATATGTTGGGGACGTAAAATCAAAAACAAGGGCTCAAGTATTATTGCAAGTTAA
- a CDS encoding ISKra4 family transposase (programmed frameshift), translating into MLSENEKRIQELCQELGECLYQQSQVKTFNNLGEIEETVRDLMIQYVNPEIGNFFVKTSTEETTGRIRTVKSILGELPITEKQAKKLELKPRTQMSPMLEKNCLLLSGDESYEKAAKKIQSLTGIAVSHSTQQRLVHRYHFEELPSNTEVEEISIDGGKVRLRTPKGEPLIWRDYKGVSFHQLGVAAFFQDNSALLDLVNSQILAKPLICLGDGHDGIWNLFREIGQKHERIEILDWYHLIENLYKVGGSFQRIEEVKSFLWTGEVDAAISCFEGWSEPQAENFIIYLNKHKHRIVNYGYLQAEGISIGSGSVESQVKQIGHRLKITGASWNSDNVPQVLRHRCSYLNDYLF; encoded by the exons GTGTTATCAGAAAATGAAAAAAGGATTCAAGAGTTATGTCAAGAGTTGGGAGAATGTCTCTATCAACAATCTCAAGTTAAAACATTTAATAATTTGGGAGAAATAGAGGAGACTGTCAGAGACTTAATGATTCAGTATGTCAACCCAGAAATAGGTA ATTTTTTTGTCAAAACAAGTACCGAGGAAACCACAGGTCGGATACGAACAGTAAAAAGTATTTTGGGGGAATTGCCCATTACAGAAAAACAAGCGAAGAAATTAGAACTAAAGCCTCGAACTCAGATGAGTCCAATGTTAGAGAAGAACTGTTTGCTACTGAGTGGCGATGAGTCTTATGAAAAAGCAGCTAAGAAAATCCAATCATTGACGGGAATTGCTGTTTCTCACAGTACGCAACAACGCCTTGTACATCGCTATCATTTTGAAGAATTACCCTCTAACACAGAAGTCGAAGAAATTAGCATAGATGGTGGGAAGGTACGACTCAGAACTCCCAAGGGAGAACCCTTAATTTGGCGTGATTATAAAGGAGTCAGTTTTCATCAATTGGGGGTAGCTGCCTTTTTTCAAGATAACTCGGCTTTATTAGATTTGGTTAATTCTCAAATTTTGGCTAAGCCTTTAATTTGTTTGGGAGATGGACATGATGGTATCTGGAACTTATTTCGTGAGATAGGACAGAAACATGAGCGAATTGAAATTTTGGACTGGTATCACTTAATTGAAAACCTCTATAAAGTTGGGGGGTCATTCCAGCGAATTGAGGAGGTCAAGTCTTTTCTTTGGACGGGTGAAGTGGATGCCGCTATCTCCTGTTTTGAGGGATGGTCAGAGCCTCAAGCTGAGAATTTTATCATTTATTTAAACAAGCATAAACATCGGATTGTCAATTATGGTTATTTGCAGGCAGAGGGCATTTCTATTGGCTCTGGCTCTGTCGAATCTCAAGTTAAACAAATTGGTCATCGTCTTAAAATTACTGGTGCGAGTTGGAATTCTGACAATGTACCACAAGTCCTTCGTCATCGCTGTTCCTATTTAAATGATTACCTTTTTTGA
- a CDS encoding IS1634 family transposase produces MPAFLELGDGNQSDKKEFAKLLKKFNEQWQFDGLYIADSALYSADNLQKLTGIYWLCSVPKTIREVQDAVSQLASEQFITTDLEGYRLTSLESEYGGVKQRWIVVDSEQKKALDLKQLTKKTEKATAQAQRQLEQLQRQEFACREDALTALSRWEKSLEWHLLQDLTVVEKCHYGHRGKPRPHEQPIRRSYHAQATFSLNSAKVQASERAAGRFVLATNQLDGDSLSDEQLLVHYKQQQGVERGFRFLKDPLFLASSVFLKTPERIMALSFIMVLCLLVYSLGQRKLRLALAEQEETVPNQLGKPTQRPTLRWIFQMLRGVHWVVLDNCPQIINLTLERERILRFFGATTCQYYLLS; encoded by the coding sequence ATTCCCGCTTTTCTCGAATTAGGAGATGGCAATCAAAGTGATAAAAAAGAGTTTGCTAAACTCTTGAAAAAGTTCAATGAGCAGTGGCAATTCGATGGTTTGTATATAGCAGATTCAGCCTTATACAGTGCCGATAACTTGCAAAAGTTAACCGGCATATACTGGTTATGTTCTGTGCCGAAAACGATTAGAGAAGTGCAGGATGCGGTCAGTCAATTAGCCTCGGAGCAATTCATCACAACTGATTTAGAGGGCTATCGTCTTACCTCCTTAGAAAGTGAATATGGGGGAGTCAAACAACGTTGGATAGTGGTAGATAGCGAGCAAAAAAAAGCTTTAGACCTCAAACAACTGACGAAGAAGACAGAGAAAGCAACGGCTCAAGCTCAAAGACAATTAGAACAATTACAGCGTCAGGAATTTGCTTGTCGGGAGGATGCTTTAACCGCCCTGAGCCGATGGGAGAAGAGTTTAGAATGGCATCTTCTTCAAGACCTAACTGTCGTCGAAAAATGTCATTACGGTCATCGAGGTAAACCCCGTCCCCATGAACAGCCCATTCGTCGTAGCTATCATGCCCAAGCCACTTTCAGCCTCAATAGTGCGAAAGTTCAAGCTTCAGAGCGGGCAGCAGGACGTTTTGTCTTGGCGACGAATCAGCTAGATGGAGACTCTTTGAGCGATGAGCAACTGCTTGTCCACTACAAGCAACAGCAAGGGGTAGAGCGAGGTTTTCGCTTCCTTAAAGACCCTCTGTTTTTGGCGTCCAGTGTTTTTCTCAAAACCCCTGAGCGGATTATGGCATTGAGTTTCATCATGGTGTTGTGTTTACTGGTGTACAGCTTGGGACAACGTAAACTGAGACTGGCTCTGGCAGAGCAGGAGGAGACTGTGCCTAATCAGTTGGGAAAGCCGACTCAGCGTCCGACACTGCGTTGGATTTTTCAGATGTTGAGAGGAGTTCATTGGGTTGTACTGGATAATTGTCCCCAAATAATCAATCTAACGCTTGAGCGAGAGAGGATTTTGCGCTTTTTTGGGGCTACTACTTGTCAGTATTATCTTTTGTCATAA